GCCCATGGCGCCCGCGGTCCGAACCGGGATTACCTGTTCAACACCGCCGCGCATCTGGCCGATCTGGGCCTTGCCGATCCCGATCTCGAGGCGCTGGCCGCAAGGGTGCGTGAGCTTCTGGCTTGAGGCTTGGCAGGGGGGCGCGCGCGGCCTATCCTTCCCGCAACGAGTAGAGAGGCAGAGCATGCGCGCACCGGTCCGGGTCCAACCCCCGCAGTTTTCGCAACCCGTCCGACAGATCGTCTCGATGCTGGCGGTGCTGGGGCTGGTGGCCGCGGGCGGGTTCTTTGCCTATGCCCGCATCTATCCGATCTTCCAGACCAATCCGCTGCTGAATGGCCTGATCGGCGGGGTCTTCGTGCTGGGCGTGCTGGGCTGTTTCTGGCAGGTGGTGCAGCTGGTGAAAGCGGTCAGCTGGATCGAGAGCTTCGCCGCCGACCGCCCCGGACGGCCGATGTATCGCCCGCCGCAGATGCTGGTGCCGCTGGCCGCCCTTCTGGGCCGCGGCGGGGCAAGCCGCACCATCGCGACGACCGCCGCCCGCTCGATCCTCGATTCGGTGGCGGCGCGGATCGACGAGGCCCGCGACATCACCCGCTACCTGTCGAACCTTTTGATTTTCCTGGGTCTTCTGGGCACGTTCTACGGCCTTGCCACCACCGTCCCGGGCGTCGTCGACACGATCCGCGCGCTGGCCCCGCAACAGGGCGAGCCCGCCACCGCGGTCTTTGCCCGGCTGATGACCGGGCTTGAGGGCCAGCTCGGCGGCATGGGCACGGCCTTTTCCTCCTCGCTGCTCGGCCTTGCCGGATCGCTGGTCGTGGGCCTGCTCGAGCTTTTCGCCACGCATGGGCAGAACCGCTTTTACGGCGAGCTGGAGGACTGGATTTCCTCGATCACGCGGCTGAGCTTCGCCTCGGCCGAGACCGAGGGCGCGGGCGAGGCCTCGGCGGTGGCGGGGGTGCTTGACCACATGGCCGAGCAGATGGACGCGCTGCAGACGCTTTTCATCCGCGCCGAACAGGCGCGCAGCCAGACCGAGACGCGGCTGGCGCAGCTGACGCAGGGCTTTGGCGATCTGGCGCAGAAACTGGGCGCCGAGATCGAGAGCCGCGCCGGGCAGGCCGAGGCTTTGGCGCGGATGGCCGAGGGGCAGGAGCGGCTGATCGCGGCGCTGGACCGGCTGGCCGACCAAGGCGCCGCCGACCGCGATGCGGCGATGGATGTGGATGCGGAAATGCGGATGCGGCTGCGCTCGATCGATCTGCAGATGTCGCGGATGCTGGAGGAAATGTCTGCCGGGCGGCAGGAAAGCATGGCCGATCTGCGCAATGATTTCGCGGCCCTGACGCGGGCGCTCATGGTCCGTGCCCGCGGCGGGGAGGGCTGAGATGGCGCTCTCGGGCCACCGCGGGCAGCGCTTTGCCACCACGAATGTCTGGCCCGGCTTCGTCGATGCGATGGGCGCGCTGCTGATGGTGCTGATCTTCGTTTTGTCGATCTTCATGATCGTGCAATCGATGCTGCGCGACACGATCACCACGAAGGATCATGAGCTGGACGCGCTCTCGGCGCAGGTCGCGGGGCTGGCGCAGGCGCTGTCGCTGGAACAGGCGCAGACCGAGGCGCTGACCGGACGGCTGGAGGCTGCGGGGGCGCGGATCACCGCCTTCGAGGCGCAGGTGGCGGGGCTTCTGGCCGAGAAGACGGCGCAGGCGGCGGTGATTGCGGACCTGCAGGGCGATCTGAAAACCTCGGATGCGGCCTTGGCCTCGGCGCGGTTGCAGCTTGATGCGGCGCGCAAAAAGGCCGAGGAGACGCTGACGCTTCTGGCCGCGGCCGAGGCGGCGCGAAAGGATCTGCAGGGCAGGCTGGAGGTGCAGCTGAGCGAGGCCGAAAAGCAGGCGGCGCTGAAGGCCGTGGCGGAAAAGACCCTGACCGAGACCCGGGCAGAAAGCGATCGCAAGGCGGAACAGGTGGCGCGGCTCAATCAGCAGGTGGCGGCTTTGCGCGGGCAGCTGGCGGATCTGCAAGCGGTTCTGGACGAGGCCAAGGCGAGGGATACGGAGGCCAAGGTGCAGGTCGAGGCGCTGGGAAGCCAGCTGAATTCGGCGCTGGCGCAGGTGGCGGCGGAACAGAAACGCCGCGCCGCGCTGGAGGAGGAGGCGCGCAGGAAGGCCGAGGCCGAGGCGAAGGATCTGGCGCGGTATCGGTCGGAATTCTTCGGCCGGATGTCGCAGTTGCTGGACGGGCGCGCGGGCGTGCGGGTGGTGGGCGACCGGTTCGTCTTCTCGTCCGAGGTGCTGTTTCAGCCCGGTTCGGCTGATCTGTCGCCCGAGGGACAGGCGCAGATTTCGCGCGTGGCCGAGACGTTCCGCGAATTGGCGGCCGAGATCCCGCCGGAAATCGACTGGCTGCTGGAGGTGGACGGTTTCACCGATGACACGCCGCTCTCGGGTCAGGGCGAATTCAAGGACAATTGGGAACTGTCGCAGGCCCGCGCGCTGTCGGTGGTGAAATATCTGATCGAGGCGCAGGGCTTTGCGCCGAAACGGCTGGCGGCGGCGGGCTTTGGCGAATTCCGCCCGGTGGCGGCGGGCAAAAGCCCCGAGGCCCGGGCGCAGAACCGCCGCATCGAGCTGAAGCTGACGGAACGGTAAACTCATCGCTCCTGCCGCGGCTTGCCATGACCGAGGCCATCGCCGAGGTCACGCGCGGCATTGGCCCCATGCCAGCCGGGGGCCCAAAGGCCGCCGGCCAGCGCCCGCCCCGCCCATGGCGGGCGCTTCTCGCCCGCCGGGCCGGGCGTCGGCCTGTGTCGCGCTTGGGGAAACGGTCTTGCCACGGGCCTTGCACAGGCGGGCGGGAAACGCGGATCGCGTTTCCTTTTCGCCCGAAACCGTCGCTCAGGCCGCCAGATCGTGGCGCAGGATCGCCGCTTCCGAGGCGCTCAGCATGCGCCGCGCGAAAGGCCCGTAGGTCATCGGATCGGCCTCGATCCCGGGGCACAGCCGCAACAGCGCCTGTCGCTGATCCTCGGCGATGCTCTCGACCTCGGTCGCGGCGGGGTGGAAGCTTTCGGTCTCGACCCCGTTCGCCCGGATCACCTGATGGCGCGCGAACAGCAGGTGCAGATAGGTGACCTCGGGCAGCCGGGTCGCGACCCGCACCGCGGCGTCATCGACCAGATCGCAGGCCTGCACCAGCACCTCGGGCTCGTTGAACAGCGCCCGCGCCGCGGCACCGCGCACCAGCACCCGATGCTGCGGCGAGACCAGCAGATCGGCCGCGGGGCGCAGCAGACCAGGCGCCCCCGCCCGCAGCCGCACCGCCCCAAGTCGCACCGCCCCAAGTCGCACTGGGCGCAGATGCGGCAGCGCGTAAAGCCGGGCCCCGCTCATCCGCCGCGATCCGATCCACAAAATCTCCTGCGGGCCGTCATCACGGGTCGAGACCCGGTCGCCGGGCCGCAGCGCCTCGACCGGGCGCGGCCCGGCGGGCGTGTCGATCAGCGTTCCCGGCGTGAAACAGATCACCCCGGGCGCGGCCAGACGCAGCCCCGCCGGGCGCGGATCGACGCGGCTTTCGACCAGCCACAGATCGGTGTCGCGCGGCGGCAGGCCGCCCGCGAACATCAAAAGACGCGCCCGCGCCGCGGGCAGTTCGATCAGCGTGATGTCATAGGCGCGGATCCCGTCGGTGACGGCAAAGCTTTGATCGGGAAGCTCGGGCAGATCGGCACGGGCGCGAAAGGCGGCGCCGTCGCCACCCTCGATCGCCACGCCCAGAAGGCGGCGCACCACCCGGGCGGCGCGCTGGCGCAGCGCCTCGCTGCCCTCGGCCCCGCTCAGGATCAGCAGGTCGGTGGGGCCATCGACCCGCACCGCCTCGCCGCTCCAGCGCCAGCAGGCGCCGGTTGCAAGGCTCTCGACCGGGGCGCCCGCGGCGCCGTCGATCTCGGTCTGGTCCCACGCGATCACGAAGGTGCCCAGATAGCCCGGCTTCATTGCCTGTATGTCCTGCCTCGTTTTATGGACCCTTCGATCCTTGATTAAGCAAAACCTAACATGGGTGATTCGCCTTGTGAATCCCCCATTTTGACCCAGATCAAGGAAAGGACGATCTGGCGCGAAAAAGTCAAAAGCGCAGCCGCAGCCGAACCGAGCCGACCAGCTGCCCCTCGGGCTGGCCGACGAATTCGCGCGAAAGCCAGGTCAGGCCGTAAAACAGCCCGACCCGGCCCAGCCGCGTCGAGATCCCGGCGCGCAGGCGGCTGCGGGTCTGTTCCGGTTGCACGCCCCAGCCGCCCGGCAGATAAGCGCTGTCGAAGACATGCGCGACATCGGCGCCGAGCACAAAGGCGGTGCCGCCCGCATCGGTGCCGCCGATGCCGAGATGGCGTTGCCCGGTCACCTCGTCGCGCAGCCACAGCGCCCCCTTCTCGCGCTGCCCGAAGGCCAGATCGGCGCCCAGACGCAGCAGGGTTTCATCGCCCGCCCGCGCCTCGGCAAAGGGGCGCAGCTCGGCCCGGCCCAGCGCGATCGGCCGGGCGATTTCCGCGCTGACGGTCGGATAGAGATGGTTCGGCAACTGGCTGTCGGCGGCGCGCGGCCGGGGTTCGCCCAGCAGGTCATGCAGCTGGCGCTGCACCCCGGAAAGGCCGTTCGCCGGGCCGGTCCAGACCACGCCAAGGCCCAGATCCGCCTCGGTCTGCGGCGTGGGGGCGAATTGCGTGTGCAGCGAAACCGCGGATTTGCCGACATAGCGCCGATCGCCGCGCAGGCTTTTCAGCCGCGAAGGCGCGATCACCGCCCCGCTCAGCCGGTATTCCAGGATCTCGAAGGGGCGGCCGGGCAGGCGCCCCTGCCACTCCGGGCCGCGCAGCCACGACAGCGTGTAAGAGCCGGTCTGCCAGCGGTCCTTGCCGTCGCCAAGCGCATCGTTGTTCAGGAAATGACCAAAGCCCAGCGGCCGGGTCTCGGCGGGGGCGGGGGCGGGGGCGGGGACAAGGGCCAGCAGGCCAAGCAGGGCAAACGCAAGCGGGATCAGACGCGGCATGGGGCTCCAGAGGGCGGAGAGGAAGGGTTAACCCGGGTATCACGCCGAATTCCGGCGAAACTGCGACGCGGGCGTGACATCCGGCCCGGGCTCAGGGCGCGGCGATCAGATCCCGGGCCAGACCGCCCGAGACCGTCAGCGCCGCCTCGGGGGTCAGCCGCACCATCAGCCCCCGCTTGCCGCCATTGACGACGATCTGCGCCTGCCCCAGCGCCGCGGCTTCAAAGGCCACCGGCACCCGTTTCTTCTGGCCAAAGGGCGAGATCCCCCCGGTGTGAAAGCCGGTCAGCCGCTCGGCCTTGTCGGCGGGCATCATCGCCGCCGCCTTGGCCCCGAAGGCCGCCGCGACCTTTTTCATCGACAGCGTGCAATCCGACGGGATCACCGCGCAGGCGGGCTTGCCGTCGACCTCGACCATCAGCGTCTTCAGCACCTCGGCGGGATCGGCGCCAATCGCCGCCGCCGCATGCAGGCCGATCTTGTCCTGCCCGGCGACGTAATCATATTCGATCCGCTCGAAGGCCACCTTGGCGGCGTCAAGCGCCCGGGTGGCGGGGGTGGCTGTGCTCATCGGGCTCTCCTTTCCCCTGTCTTGCCAAGCCCCCTGCCCCACTGTCAACGCCCGGATTCCGTTGCGTCGCAACCGCAGGATGTCCCGCCTTTGCCGTTGCCAGACACCCCCCACCCGATAGGATTTGACGTCAGGGAAAGGGAGGAAAGGATGCAGATTTCAGAGCGGGTCTTTGTCGTCACCGGGGGCGGTTCGGGGCTGGGGGCGGCCGTGGCGCGGATGGTGGTTGATGCGGGCGGCAAGGTGGTGATCGTCGATCTGAACGCCGAAGCGGGCATGGCCATGGCCTCGGATCTGGGCGCGGCCTCGCGGTTTTGCCGCGCCGATGTGACGCAGGAGGGGGACGGCCGCGCCGCCATCGATCTGGCGGTCTCGGTCTTCGGGCGGCTTGATGCGCTGGTGAATTGCGCGGGCATCGCGCCGGGGGAAAAGATCCTCGGCCGCGAGGGGCCGCACCGGCTGGAGAGTTTCGCCCGGGCGGTGACGGTGAACCTTGTCGGCACCTTCAACATGCTGCGGCTGGCGGCCGAGGCGATGGCGGGCAATGCCCCCGGCCCGGGCGGCGAGCGCGGGGTGATCGTCAACACCGCCTCCATCGCGGCCTTTGACGGGCAGATCGGACAGGCGGCCTATGCGGCCTCCAAGGGCGGCGTCGCGGCGCTGACGCTTCCGGCGGCGCGGGAACTGGCCCGGCACGGCATCCGCGTCGTCACGGTGGCGCCGGGGATCTTTCGCACGCCGATGATGGCGGGGCTGCCGCAGGAGGTGCAGGACAGTCTGGGCGCCTCGGTGCCCTTCCCGAACCGGCTGGGGGACCCGGCGGAATATGCCGCGCTCGTGCGCCATATCTGCGAAAACCAGATGCTGAATGGCGAGGTGCTGCGGCTCGACGGCGCTTTGCGGATGGCCGCGAAATGACGGGGGAGAGAATGGATCCGGTGGTGATCGCGGGGGCGGCCCGCACGCCGATGGGCGGCTTTCAGGGCGCGTTTTCAGAGCTTGCCGCGGCCGATCTGGGCGCGGTGGCGCTTGGCGCGGCGCTTGACCGGGCGGGCGTTCCGGCCGCTGAGGTCGACGAGGTGCTGATGGGCTGCGTCCTGCCCGCGGGGCAAGGTCAGGCCCCGGCGCGGCAGGCGGCGCTGAAAGCGGGTCTACCGCTTGCGGCGGGGGCGACAACGATCAACAAGATGTGCGGTTCGGGGATGAAGGCCGCAATGCTGGGCCATGACCTTTTGCTGGCGGGCTCGGCGCGGGTCGTGCTGGCGGGCGGCATGGAGAGCATGACGAATGCCCCCTATCTGTTGCCGAAAGCGCGCGGCGGGCTGCGGCTGGGGCATGGGCAGGTGCTCGATCACATGTTTCTGGACGGGCTCGAGGATGCCTATGATCGCGGCCGGTTGATGGGCACCTTTGCCGAGGATTGCGCCGAAGCCTTCGGCTTCACCCGGCAGGCGCAGGACGATTACGCGATTGCGTCTTTGACCCGGGCGCAGGCGGCAATTGCCAGCGGGGCTTTCGCGGCTGAAATCGCGCCGGTGGAGGCAGGCCGGGCCGGGCTCATCACCACCGACGAGCAGCCGGGCAAGGCGCGGCTGGACAAGATCGCGACGCTGAAACCGGCCTTCCGGCCGGGCGGCACGGTGACGGCGGCGAATTCCTCCTCGATCTCGGACGGGGCGGCGGCGCTGGTGCTGATGCGCGCCTCCGAGGCCGAGGCCCGCGGGCTGACGCCGCTCGCCCGGGTGCTGGGTCATGCGACCCATGCCGATGCGCCGAACCTGTTTCCGACCGCCCCGATCGGCGCGCTGACGAAACTGGCGGAAAAGCTCGATCTGGATCTGCGCCGGATCGATCTGTTCGAGGTGAACGAGGCCTTTGCGGTGGTCGCGATGGCGGCGATGGCGGCGCTGGATCTGCCGCATGACCGGGTGAACCCGCATGGCGGCGCCTGTGCATTGGGGCATCCGATCGGCGCTTCGGGGGCGCGGGTGCTGGTCACGCTGCTGGCGGCGCTGCGGCGGCACGGGCTGAGAACCGGCGTCGCGACGCTCTGCATCGGCGGCGGCGAGGCCACGGCGATGGCGGTGGAGCTGATGGCATAGGGGCGGGTTCGGGCGGAAAGGGAAAGGCACCGCCTTTCCCCGCCCGACAGCGCCCGGCCGCAACCAGACCGCAAGCCCCAGGCACGACAGTGGCCGGATCGGGGACAGGATCCGCATGGCCTCGGCGATGGCCGAGGCCAAAACGTCCCGGCAAGGTCTGCCCCCAGACATGCGCAGCGCAAGGCTTCGTGTTCCTGCCGCAAGGCTTCGGGTTGGCATCGCCCCCCGGCCTGCGCT
This DNA window, taken from Rhodobacter capsulatus SB 1003, encodes the following:
- a CDS encoding acetyl-CoA C-acyltransferase, with translation MDPVVIAGAARTPMGGFQGAFSELAAADLGAVALGAALDRAGVPAAEVDEVLMGCVLPAGQGQAPARQAALKAGLPLAAGATTINKMCGSGMKAAMLGHDLLLAGSARVVLAGGMESMTNAPYLLPKARGGLRLGHGQVLDHMFLDGLEDAYDRGRLMGTFAEDCAEAFGFTRQAQDDYAIASLTRAQAAIASGAFAAEIAPVEAGRAGLITTDEQPGKARLDKIATLKPAFRPGGTVTAANSSSISDGAAALVLMRASEAEARGLTPLARVLGHATHADAPNLFPTAPIGALTKLAEKLDLDLRRIDLFEVNEAFAVVAMAAMAALDLPHDRVNPHGGACALGHPIGASGARVLVTLLAALRRHGLRTGVATLCIGGGEATAMAVELMA
- a CDS encoding lipid A deacylase LpxR family protein; the encoded protein is MPRLIPLAFALLGLLALVPAPAPAPAETRPLGFGHFLNNDALGDGKDRWQTGSYTLSWLRGPEWQGRLPGRPFEILEYRLSGAVIAPSRLKSLRGDRRYVGKSAVSLHTQFAPTPQTEADLGLGVVWTGPANGLSGVQRQLHDLLGEPRPRAADSQLPNHLYPTVSAEIARPIALGRAELRPFAEARAGDETLLRLGADLAFGQREKGALWLRDEVTGQRHLGIGGTDAGGTAFVLGADVAHVFDSAYLPGGWGVQPEQTRSRLRAGISTRLGRVGLFYGLTWLSREFVGQPEGQLVGSVRLRLRF
- a CDS encoding motA/TolQ/ExbB proton channel family protein, with protein sequence MRAPVRVQPPQFSQPVRQIVSMLAVLGLVAAGGFFAYARIYPIFQTNPLLNGLIGGVFVLGVLGCFWQVVQLVKAVSWIESFAADRPGRPMYRPPQMLVPLAALLGRGGASRTIATTAARSILDSVAARIDEARDITRYLSNLLIFLGLLGTFYGLATTVPGVVDTIRALAPQQGEPATAVFARLMTGLEGQLGGMGTAFSSSLLGLAGSLVVGLLELFATHGQNRFYGELEDWISSITRLSFASAETEGAGEASAVAGVLDHMAEQMDALQTLFIRAEQARSQTETRLAQLTQGFGDLAQKLGAEIESRAGQAEALARMAEGQERLIAALDRLADQGAADRDAAMDVDAEMRMRLRSIDLQMSRMLEEMSAGRQESMADLRNDFAALTRALMVRARGGEG
- a CDS encoding YbaK/EbsC family protein; this translates as MSTATPATRALDAAKVAFERIEYDYVAGQDKIGLHAAAAIGADPAEVLKTLMVEVDGKPACAVIPSDCTLSMKKVAAAFGAKAAAMMPADKAERLTGFHTGGISPFGQKKRVPVAFEAAALGQAQIVVNGGKRGLMVRLTPEAALTVSGGLARDLIAAP
- a CDS encoding peptidoglycan -binding protein; the encoded protein is MALSGHRGQRFATTNVWPGFVDAMGALLMVLIFVLSIFMIVQSMLRDTITTKDHELDALSAQVAGLAQALSLEQAQTEALTGRLEAAGARITAFEAQVAGLLAEKTAQAAVIADLQGDLKTSDAALASARLQLDAARKKAEETLTLLAAAEAARKDLQGRLEVQLSEAEKQAALKAVAEKTLTETRAESDRKAEQVARLNQQVAALRGQLADLQAVLDEAKARDTEAKVQVEALGSQLNSALAQVAAEQKRRAALEEEARRKAEAEAKDLARYRSEFFGRMSQLLDGRAGVRVVGDRFVFSSEVLFQPGSADLSPEGQAQISRVAETFRELAAEIPPEIDWLLEVDGFTDDTPLSGQGEFKDNWELSQARALSVVKYLIEAQGFAPKRLAAAGFGEFRPVAAGKSPEARAQNRRIELKLTER
- a CDS encoding Hint domain-containing protein, producing MKPGYLGTFVIAWDQTEIDGAAGAPVESLATGACWRWSGEAVRVDGPTDLLILSGAEGSEALRQRAARVVRRLLGVAIEGGDGAAFRARADLPELPDQSFAVTDGIRAYDITLIELPAARARLLMFAGGLPPRDTDLWLVESRVDPRPAGLRLAAPGVICFTPGTLIDTPAGPRPVEALRPGDRVSTRDDGPQEILWIGSRRMSGARLYALPHLRPVRLGAVRLGAVRLRAGAPGLLRPAADLLVSPQHRVLVRGAAARALFNEPEVLVQACDLVDDAAVRVATRLPEVTYLHLLFARHQVIRANGVETESFHPAATEVESIAEDQRQALLRLCPGIEADPMTYGPFARRMLSASEAAILRHDLAA
- a CDS encoding 3-hydroxyacyl-CoA dehydrogenase; the protein is MQISERVFVVTGGGSGLGAAVARMVVDAGGKVVIVDLNAEAGMAMASDLGAASRFCRADVTQEGDGRAAIDLAVSVFGRLDALVNCAGIAPGEKILGREGPHRLESFARAVTVNLVGTFNMLRLAAEAMAGNAPGPGGERGVIVNTASIAAFDGQIGQAAYAASKGGVAALTLPAARELARHGIRVVTVAPGIFRTPMMAGLPQEVQDSLGASVPFPNRLGDPAEYAALVRHICENQMLNGEVLRLDGALRMAAK